The Sebastes fasciatus isolate fSebFas1 chromosome 4, fSebFas1.pri, whole genome shotgun sequence genome window below encodes:
- the LOC141766014 gene encoding uncharacterized protein C3orf20-like isoform X2 has product MTSSVLRTESTPLYFFDQPTKRDRDKGARLCFNLAQEEDAKQREKGNKAGDDKLSGETRGAPDSLSAVNRKTHDLMEAYKRAAPQLLKQVALLLSQHDWTEEGLIPQGIENILTCPWEDPPKTNERVSADDNKREAAERNSRVVGNVSARKPQVSSNPQMKKHKLNSTKAAQTFTTTSFSLSSDRCSNAGWIIQQKQPSYDEPEQQIRLCQWVLEKLRAATSAEKLQTAEQDLNLIFRYYGDPEPKLKDRRARKKVQPATLVNGMPQIPEVKQQDPEQQKLHYKINNGSSFIYYPSGCIAVCQSHSGLPCRGFYTNVFSDSECPVILATITAFGHGAVTHPHSSAITAVWDQHGGFICDHHGDITKEWSWQTDRTQMDKIVIQLSDVISVRLLSGTSAMLSFRCNNESIQLPLSALSNINQPQEMTERTSISDSAQDFLPEILQMVGEVEEPSAPWRSGEHVGSREVKKLQQRARNTLDDWLDYYRVAVGIKCLNVKRMPDGPLRTRLRSEVESDALPSLNPPERVDAKLDQPEEMVWFQLRDLCGRNSDVASVDAPTERSLDSCVKLPRTRRKRTKEEEPCVTQIGLLQIHGSIKLEDSFSSTPRPARSGIIPKSADLQPFADTRCPAPPSLYPPCIPLTVCPAWLRASLLGEGGHRRCCCSATLMPAVTDLEYDAFVMGQPPHSQQILVVCVTPQPRQAVNAHAAVSNQDVLEQLYRRRNKHRTMPCTQCQMDSFRLVRYEMSSGEPSWGDENILLQQQHNVTPGMVLMYIRGKLLFVGQVFSGDGCSVRDLQEQISKTRGDYRSGLSLPADYKFRDVVEIPAAKDAHNSQDATLQGGDDTTPTAPLEKGKASERKNNPAPEVSNQRQREFCIKPKETPALPHVPVITH; this is encoded by the exons aTGACTTCTTCTGTTTTGCGGACGGAATCTACACCTTTGTATTTCTTTGACCAG CCAACAAAACGAGACCGAGATAAAGGGGCACGATTGTGTTTTAATTTGGCACAGGAAGAAGATGCAAAACAAAG AGAGAAAGGCAACAAAGCAGGCGATGATAAGCTGTCAGGTGAAACACGTGGTGCACCTGACAGCTTATCCGCTGTCAACAGAAAAACGCACGATCTGATGGAGGCATACAAGCGAGCAGCTCCTCAGCTGTTAAAGCAAGTGGCTCTTCTGCTCTCACAACATGACTGGACTGAAGAGGGACTGATTCCTCAGGGGATTGAAAATATTCTGACTTGCCCCTGGGAGGATCCGCCAAAAACTAACGAACGGGTGTCCGCAGATGACAACAAGAGGGAGGCAGCAGAGAGAAACTCGCGTGTTGTGGGAAATGTTTCTGCAAGAAAACCACAAGTCAGCTCAAATCCTCAAATGAAAAAGCATAAACTCAACTCTACCAAAG CAGCTCAAAccttcaccaccaccagttTCTCCCTGTCATCCGACCGCTGCAGTAATGCAG GTTGGATCATCCAGCAGAAGCAGCCCTCCTATGATGAGCCTGAGCAGCAGATCCGTTTGTGTCAGTGGGTGTTGGAGAAACTCCGGGCGGCAACAAGTGCTGA AAAACTGCAAACAGCTGAACAGGACCTGAACCTCATATTCCGTTACTATGGTGATCCAGAGCCAAAACTGAAGGACAGGAGAGCGAGGAAAAAGGTCCAACCTGCCACTCTAGTCAATGGGATGCCCCAGATACCAGAAGTGAAGCAGCAGGATCCAGAACAGCAGAAACTACACTACAAGATCAACAACGGCTCCTCGTTCATATA CTACCCGTCTGGTTGTATCGCAGTGTGCCAGAGCCACTCAGGTCTGCCCTGTAGAGGCTTCTATACTAACGTATTCAGTGACAGCGAGTGTCCCGTTATTCTGGCGACTATCACGGCGTTTGGGCACGGCGCTGTGACACATCCTCATAG CTCTGCCATTACAGCAGTGTGGGACCAGCATGGTGGATTCATATGTGACCATCATGGGGACATAACGAAGGAGTGGAGCTGGCAGACAGACCGCACACAGATGGACAAGATTGTTATACAG TTGTCAGATGTAATCTCTGTGAGGCTGCTCAGCGGTACTTCTGCCATGCTCAGCTTCAGGTGTAACAACGAAAGCATTCAACTTCCTCTTTCTGCCTTGTCGAACATTAACCAACCACAGGAAATG ACTGAACGGACGTCTATCTCTGATTCTGCTCAAGACTTCCTGCCG GAGATCCTCCAGATGGTCGGAGAGGTGGAGGAGCCGTCAGCACCGTGGAGAAGTGGAGAGCATGTTGGCAGCAGGGAGGTGAAGAAGCTCCAGCAGAGAGCACGAAACACCCTGGATGACTGGCTGGATTATTATCGCGTGGCCGTCG gTATCAAGTGTCTCAATGTGAAGCGGATGCCAGATGGCCCACTGAGGACCAGGCTGAGGAGTGAGGTAGAGTCAGATGCTCTGCCCTCTCTGAACCCACCTGAGCGGGTAGATGCTAAACTGGACCAGCCTGAGGAGATGGTATGGTTTCAGTTACGGGATCTGTGCGGACGTAACTCAGACGTTGCGTCAGTGGACGCACCAACAGAAAGATCTCTGGACTCCTGCGTCAAGCTGCCAAG GACACGAAGAAAGCGAACAAAGGAAGAGGAGCCCTGTGTCACTCAGATAGGACTCCTTCAAATTCATGGCAGCATCAAACTTGA GGACAGCTTCAGCAGCACCCCTCGCCCTGCCAGGTCAGGGATTATTCCAAAGAGTGCAGATCTGCAGCCCTTCGCTGACACCCGCTGTCCAGCTCCACCGTCGCTGTACCCCCCCTGTATCCCCCTCACAGTGTGCCCCGCTTGGCTGAGAGCCTCCCTGCTGGGGGAGGGGGGGCACCGGCGGTGCTGCTGCAGCGCTACGCTGATGCCAGCGGTGACGGACCTGGAGTACGATGCCTTCGTTATGGGCCAGCCTCCGCACAGTCAACAGATCCTGGTGGTGTGCGTGACTCCTCAGCCACGCCAAGCTGTCAACGCACATGCAGCAGTGTCCAACCAGGACGTACTGGAGCAGCTTTACAGGAGGAGGAACAAGCACAGAACCATGCCGTGTACTCAG tgCCAGATGGATTCATTTCGCCTGGTGAGGTATGAGATGTCATCCGGGGAGCCCAGCTGGGGAGACGAGAACatcctgctgcagcagcagcacaacgTTACTCCTGGCATGGTCCTG ATGTACATCAGAGGGAAGCTGCTGTTTGTCGGCCAAGTATTCAGTGGTGACGGCTGCTCAGTCAGAGACCTTCAGGAGCAAATCTCCAAAACCAGGGGAGACTACAGATCAGGTCTGAGCCTCCCTGCAGACTACAAGTTCAG AGATGTAGTTGAAATCCCTGCAGCCAAAGATGCACACAACTCCCAAGATGCAACACTGCAAGGAGGAGATGACACAACGCCGACTGCTCCATTGGAAAAGGGAAAGGCCAGCGAGAG AAAAAACAATCCAGCTCCTGAGGTGTCAAACCAACGACAGAGAGAGTTTTGTATCAAACCAAAGGAGACTCCAGCACTCCCTCATGTTCCTGTTATCACACACTGA
- the LOC141766014 gene encoding uncharacterized protein C3orf20-like isoform X1: protein MTSSVLRTESTPLYFFDQPTKRDRDKGARLCFNLAQEEDAKQREKGNKAGDDKLSGETRGAPDSLSAVNRKTHDLMEAYKRAAPQLLKQVALLLSQHDWTEEGLIPQGIENILTCPWEDPPKTNERVSADDNKREAAERNSRVVGNVSARKPQVSSNPQMKKHKLNSTKAAQTFTTTSFSLSSDRCSNAGWIIQQKQPSYDEPEQQIRLCQWVLEKLRAATSAEKLQTAEQDLNLIFRYYGDPEPKLKDRRARKKVQPATLVNGMPQIPEVKQQDPEQQKLHYKINNGSSFIYYPSGCIAVCQSHSGLPCRGFYTNVFSDSECPVILATITAFGHGAVTHPHSSAITAVWDQHGGFICDHHGDITKEWSWQTDRTQMDKIVIQLSDVISVRLLSGTSAMLSFRCNNESIQLPLSALSNINQPQEMTERTSISDSAQDFLPVSVCSQEILQMVGEVEEPSAPWRSGEHVGSREVKKLQQRARNTLDDWLDYYRVAVGIKCLNVKRMPDGPLRTRLRSEVESDALPSLNPPERVDAKLDQPEEMVWFQLRDLCGRNSDVASVDAPTERSLDSCVKLPRTRRKRTKEEEPCVTQIGLLQIHGSIKLEDSFSSTPRPARSGIIPKSADLQPFADTRCPAPPSLYPPCIPLTVCPAWLRASLLGEGGHRRCCCSATLMPAVTDLEYDAFVMGQPPHSQQILVVCVTPQPRQAVNAHAAVSNQDVLEQLYRRRNKHRTMPCTQCQMDSFRLVRYEMSSGEPSWGDENILLQQQHNVTPGMVLMYIRGKLLFVGQVFSGDGCSVRDLQEQISKTRGDYRSGLSLPADYKFRDVVEIPAAKDAHNSQDATLQGGDDTTPTAPLEKGKASERKNNPAPEVSNQRQREFCIKPKETPALPHVPVITH from the exons aTGACTTCTTCTGTTTTGCGGACGGAATCTACACCTTTGTATTTCTTTGACCAG CCAACAAAACGAGACCGAGATAAAGGGGCACGATTGTGTTTTAATTTGGCACAGGAAGAAGATGCAAAACAAAG AGAGAAAGGCAACAAAGCAGGCGATGATAAGCTGTCAGGTGAAACACGTGGTGCACCTGACAGCTTATCCGCTGTCAACAGAAAAACGCACGATCTGATGGAGGCATACAAGCGAGCAGCTCCTCAGCTGTTAAAGCAAGTGGCTCTTCTGCTCTCACAACATGACTGGACTGAAGAGGGACTGATTCCTCAGGGGATTGAAAATATTCTGACTTGCCCCTGGGAGGATCCGCCAAAAACTAACGAACGGGTGTCCGCAGATGACAACAAGAGGGAGGCAGCAGAGAGAAACTCGCGTGTTGTGGGAAATGTTTCTGCAAGAAAACCACAAGTCAGCTCAAATCCTCAAATGAAAAAGCATAAACTCAACTCTACCAAAG CAGCTCAAAccttcaccaccaccagttTCTCCCTGTCATCCGACCGCTGCAGTAATGCAG GTTGGATCATCCAGCAGAAGCAGCCCTCCTATGATGAGCCTGAGCAGCAGATCCGTTTGTGTCAGTGGGTGTTGGAGAAACTCCGGGCGGCAACAAGTGCTGA AAAACTGCAAACAGCTGAACAGGACCTGAACCTCATATTCCGTTACTATGGTGATCCAGAGCCAAAACTGAAGGACAGGAGAGCGAGGAAAAAGGTCCAACCTGCCACTCTAGTCAATGGGATGCCCCAGATACCAGAAGTGAAGCAGCAGGATCCAGAACAGCAGAAACTACACTACAAGATCAACAACGGCTCCTCGTTCATATA CTACCCGTCTGGTTGTATCGCAGTGTGCCAGAGCCACTCAGGTCTGCCCTGTAGAGGCTTCTATACTAACGTATTCAGTGACAGCGAGTGTCCCGTTATTCTGGCGACTATCACGGCGTTTGGGCACGGCGCTGTGACACATCCTCATAG CTCTGCCATTACAGCAGTGTGGGACCAGCATGGTGGATTCATATGTGACCATCATGGGGACATAACGAAGGAGTGGAGCTGGCAGACAGACCGCACACAGATGGACAAGATTGTTATACAG TTGTCAGATGTAATCTCTGTGAGGCTGCTCAGCGGTACTTCTGCCATGCTCAGCTTCAGGTGTAACAACGAAAGCATTCAACTTCCTCTTTCTGCCTTGTCGAACATTAACCAACCACAGGAAATG ACTGAACGGACGTCTATCTCTGATTCTGCTCAAGACTTCCTGCCG GTGTCTGTGTGCTCCCAGGAGATCCTCCAGATGGTCGGAGAGGTGGAGGAGCCGTCAGCACCGTGGAGAAGTGGAGAGCATGTTGGCAGCAGGGAGGTGAAGAAGCTCCAGCAGAGAGCACGAAACACCCTGGATGACTGGCTGGATTATTATCGCGTGGCCGTCG gTATCAAGTGTCTCAATGTGAAGCGGATGCCAGATGGCCCACTGAGGACCAGGCTGAGGAGTGAGGTAGAGTCAGATGCTCTGCCCTCTCTGAACCCACCTGAGCGGGTAGATGCTAAACTGGACCAGCCTGAGGAGATGGTATGGTTTCAGTTACGGGATCTGTGCGGACGTAACTCAGACGTTGCGTCAGTGGACGCACCAACAGAAAGATCTCTGGACTCCTGCGTCAAGCTGCCAAG GACACGAAGAAAGCGAACAAAGGAAGAGGAGCCCTGTGTCACTCAGATAGGACTCCTTCAAATTCATGGCAGCATCAAACTTGA GGACAGCTTCAGCAGCACCCCTCGCCCTGCCAGGTCAGGGATTATTCCAAAGAGTGCAGATCTGCAGCCCTTCGCTGACACCCGCTGTCCAGCTCCACCGTCGCTGTACCCCCCCTGTATCCCCCTCACAGTGTGCCCCGCTTGGCTGAGAGCCTCCCTGCTGGGGGAGGGGGGGCACCGGCGGTGCTGCTGCAGCGCTACGCTGATGCCAGCGGTGACGGACCTGGAGTACGATGCCTTCGTTATGGGCCAGCCTCCGCACAGTCAACAGATCCTGGTGGTGTGCGTGACTCCTCAGCCACGCCAAGCTGTCAACGCACATGCAGCAGTGTCCAACCAGGACGTACTGGAGCAGCTTTACAGGAGGAGGAACAAGCACAGAACCATGCCGTGTACTCAG tgCCAGATGGATTCATTTCGCCTGGTGAGGTATGAGATGTCATCCGGGGAGCCCAGCTGGGGAGACGAGAACatcctgctgcagcagcagcacaacgTTACTCCTGGCATGGTCCTG ATGTACATCAGAGGGAAGCTGCTGTTTGTCGGCCAAGTATTCAGTGGTGACGGCTGCTCAGTCAGAGACCTTCAGGAGCAAATCTCCAAAACCAGGGGAGACTACAGATCAGGTCTGAGCCTCCCTGCAGACTACAAGTTCAG AGATGTAGTTGAAATCCCTGCAGCCAAAGATGCACACAACTCCCAAGATGCAACACTGCAAGGAGGAGATGACACAACGCCGACTGCTCCATTGGAAAAGGGAAAGGCCAGCGAGAG AAAAAACAATCCAGCTCCTGAGGTGTCAAACCAACGACAGAGAGAGTTTTGTATCAAACCAAAGGAGACTCCAGCACTCCCTCATGTTCCTGTTATCACACACTGA
- the LOC141766016 gene encoding methionine aminopeptidase 2-like, which yields MQDRLPARVKLLHRDRLNGSLLAQHPPAHFSALTTGGSQQFMRHFTSQSLIMAELQLQHEVEPQLLLNGGDLNEEREDADASESVKKKRRKKKRSKATAAAGTNEAEGDGEAGGVGDVTKQLEQHTLEDKEREEDGEEDGDEGENSAGKKKKKKKKKKGSKGQTDPPSIPICELYPSGDFPKGEECEYPPSKDGRSAAWRTTSEEKRALDMANEEMWSDFREAAEAHRQVRSYVRSWIKPGMTMIDICEKLEDCSRRLIKENGLKAGLAFPTGCSINHCAAHYTPNAGDPTVLRYDDVCKIDFGTHINGRIIDCAFTVTFNPKYDRLLEAVRDATNTGIKFAGIDVRLCDVGETIQEVMESYEVEIDGKTYQVKPIRNLNGHSIGQYRIHSGKTVPIVKGGEATRMEEGEAYAIETFGSTGRGAVHDDMECSHYMKNFNVGHVPIRLPRAKHLLNVINENFGTLAFCRRWLDRQGESKYLMALKNLCDLGIVDPYPPLCDIKGSYTAQYEHTILLRPTYKEVVSRGDDY from the exons ATGCAGGATCGTCTTCCTGCTCGGGTCAAGTTGTTGCACAGAGATCGTCTTAATGGCTCATTATTGGCTCAGCATCCTCCAGCACACTTTTCCGCTTTGACCACTGGAGGCTCTCAGCAGTTTATGCGTCACTTCACCTCTCAGTCGCTGATCATGGCGGAGCTACAGCTACAGCATGAAGTGGAGCCGCAACTTCTTCTCAACGGGGGCGACTTGAACGAGGAGAGGGAAGACGCAGACGCCTCGGAGTCagtgaagaaaaagagaagaaagaagaagaggagtaaaGCCACGGCAGCAG CAGGGACAAACGAAGCTGAGGGGGACGGAGAAGCCGGAGGTGTTGGTGATGTGACAAAACAGCTGGAGCAGCATACACTGGAGgacaaagagagggaggaggatggagaagaag ATGGGGATGAAGGAGAGAACTCAGctggaaagaagaagaagaagaagaaaaagaagaaaggat CGAAGGGACAGACTGACCCTCCCTCAATCCCTATTTGTGAGCTCTATCCCAGCGGAGACTTTCCAAAGGGAGAGGAGTGTGAATATCCACCATCGAAAGACGG GCGCAGTGCAGCGTGGCGAACCACCAGTGAAGAGAAGCGGGCGCTGGACATGGCCAACGAAGAGATGTGGAGTGATTTCAGGGAGGCGGCCGAGGCACATCGGCAGGTCCGCTCGTATGTCAGGAGCTGGATCAAGCCGGGGATGACCATGATTGACATCTG TGAGAAGCTGGAGGACTGCTCCCGGAGGCTCATCAAAGAGAACGGGCTAAAGGCGGGCCTGGCCTTCCCCACCGGCTGCTCCATCAACCACTGTGCTGCTCACTACACCCCGAACGCAGGAGACCCCACGGTGCTGCGCTACGACGACGTCTGCAAGATCGACTTTGGGACGCACATCAACG GTCGAATAATAGACTGTGCCTTCACCGTCACTTTCAATCCAAAGTATGACCGGCTGCTGGAGGCTGTGAGAGATGCAACTAACACCGGCATTAAG TTTGCAGGAATTGATGTGCGCCTGTGTGACGTCGGTGAGACCATTCAGGAAGTCATGGAGTCTTATGAAGTGGAGATAGATGGGAAAACATATCAAG tgaAGCCAATCAGGAATCTCAACGGCCACTCTATTGGACAGTACAGGATACACTCAGGGAAGACGGTCCCTATTGTGAAAGGCGGAGAAGCCACAAGGATGGAG GAAGGTGAAGCGTACGCCATCGAGACATTTGGCAGCACAGGAAGAGGTGCCGTCCACGATGACATGGAGTGCTCACATTACATGAAAAACTTCAATGTTGGACACGTACCAATAAG ACTTCCAAGGGCTAAACATCTGCTGAATGTGATCAATGAGAACTTTGGCACCCTGGCGTTCTGCCGCCGCTGGCTGGACCGCCAGGGCGAGAGCAAGTACCTGATGGCGTTGAAGAATCTGTGCGATCTTGGCATCGTAGACCCGTACCCGCCTCTCTGCGACATCAAGGGCAGCTACACCGCTCAGTACGAGCACACCATCCTACTCAGGCCCACCTACAAGGAGGTAGTGAGCCGGGGAGACGACTACTAA